From Sediminispirochaeta bajacaliforniensis DSM 16054, a single genomic window includes:
- a CDS encoding Gfo/Idh/MocA family protein — translation MKETKQWALVGLGRIGSSLEMDEQREKPCTHAGAIVATKGVCLAGACDTNREARELFSRQWKELDPAPLLFSDAEAMLEKLRPDLLTIATPPDTHLALVRLALSAGVPVVVCEKPIAWTLHQASTIRSLARRSKSRIIVNHERRFSADYRVVKDAIDQKLYGNLLSIHGTLYFGRSAPHKAVLIHDGTHMIDAVNFLCDAHFIPKRRLGNPKSNKGTLQLCGCAGAVAVSLDIGGERDHLVFRLDLNFERGKIEIGNGLLRFFKSVESPFYSGFHSLMPDITPRFRKTGYFSTMAATAAAMVDQNGMPSPSSAEDGWAVLRAIYRI, via the coding sequence ATGAAAGAGACAAAACAATGGGCGCTGGTCGGCCTTGGCCGAATCGGTAGCAGCCTTGAGATGGATGAGCAAAGAGAAAAGCCGTGTACCCATGCAGGTGCCATCGTTGCAACGAAGGGGGTCTGTTTGGCAGGTGCTTGCGATACAAATCGTGAGGCGCGAGAGCTATTCTCCAGACAGTGGAAAGAGCTTGATCCTGCTCCGTTACTTTTTTCAGATGCCGAAGCCATGCTGGAGAAACTCCGGCCTGATCTTCTTACCATTGCGACTCCGCCTGATACCCATCTGGCACTTGTCCGGCTTGCTCTTTCGGCAGGTGTTCCCGTTGTTGTTTGTGAAAAGCCCATCGCATGGACATTACATCAGGCCTCAACAATTCGTTCGTTGGCGCGACGATCGAAAAGTAGAATCATTGTAAATCACGAGAGGAGATTTTCCGCCGACTACCGTGTAGTAAAAGATGCAATCGATCAGAAGCTATATGGAAACTTGCTTTCCATACACGGCACGCTCTATTTCGGTCGGAGTGCGCCACACAAGGCCGTGCTTATCCACGACGGAACCCACATGATCGATGCCGTTAATTTCCTCTGTGATGCCCATTTCATACCAAAACGACGGTTGGGCAATCCTAAAAGCAACAAAGGTACGCTTCAGCTATGTGGGTGTGCAGGCGCTGTCGCTGTCTCTCTCGATATCGGTGGAGAACGAGACCATCTTGTATTTCGTCTTGACCTCAATTTTGAAAGGGGGAAGATTGAGATTGGAAACGGGCTCCTTCGCTTTTTTAAAAGCGTGGAGAGCCCGTTTTACTCCGGTTTTCACTCTTTGATGCCCGACATCACTCCCCGTTTTCGAAAGACCGGCTATTTTTCCACTATGGCAGCTACTGCCGCAGCCATGGTGGACCAAAACGGAATGCCATCACCCTCCTCTGCCGAAGACGGATGGGCTGTTTTGCGGGCCATATACAGGATTTGA
- a CDS encoding DNA-J related domain-containing protein translates to MAEEDMILEKIRVVLFRFPDGIDEFHLMQELGWEELRNKLVPGLFCSEDPDRILFCSHFLLFHLLYRLKERLRSTKSGSLTVFCLEIRLVPQLCRTTENQGALEKADPMEAYYLNLQNMETVSGSDVRNMLEDFFRRFASWENRDVDLKILGLDHGAGKQEIKEQYHRLVMKHHPDRGGNAQKFREVAEAMERLEVSSEL, encoded by the coding sequence ATGGCGGAAGAAGATATGATTCTTGAAAAGATCCGTGTCGTTTTATTCCGCTTTCCCGACGGTATCGACGAATTCCATCTGATGCAGGAACTGGGCTGGGAAGAACTGAGAAATAAGCTGGTTCCGGGTCTCTTCTGCAGTGAAGATCCCGATCGCATTCTTTTTTGCTCGCATTTCCTGCTTTTTCATCTTCTCTACCGGCTGAAAGAACGATTACGCAGTACAAAAAGCGGTTCTCTTACCGTTTTCTGTCTCGAAATTCGGCTTGTCCCTCAGCTATGCCGAACCACAGAGAACCAAGGGGCCCTTGAGAAAGCCGATCCGATGGAAGCCTATTATCTCAATCTTCAAAACATGGAAACGGTCAGCGGCAGCGACGTTCGGAATATGCTGGAGGATTTTTTCAGGCGTTTTGCATCCTGGGAAAACAGAGATGTGGATTTAAAAATACTCGGACTTGACCACGGGGCCGGTAAGCAGGAAATCAAAGAGCAATATCATCGTCTAGTCATGAAACACCATCCCGACCGCGGCGGAAATGCGCAAAAATTCAGAGAAGTAGCCGAGGCAATGGAGCGTTTGGAAGTATCTTCCGAGTTATAA
- a CDS encoding DUF434 domain-containing protein has protein sequence MEFSKAFADAVVDYRGLLDKGYPTKATLKLVGDRYRLAKAERMILFRGVLSRSVSNLIASKLVYSVEKRSRLAVDGHNVLLTLVNYHRGLPLFIASDGLLRDAGAAFGRSRSTTYMEHSISLFIQGIAELDPEYLLICLDRPVSGSGNLAQALRNALSISGVQATVDFFPSADPIVRDFVGDGIASSDSALVMKAVSPTFDLAMWLLGCRYKSTFPDIRALLNG, from the coding sequence ATGGAGTTTAGCAAAGCCTTTGCCGATGCGGTCGTCGATTACCGAGGGCTTTTGGATAAGGGATATCCTACGAAAGCTACTTTAAAACTGGTTGGAGATCGTTATAGATTGGCGAAAGCAGAGCGGATGATTCTCTTTCGGGGGGTATTGAGCCGTTCCGTATCGAATTTGATAGCTTCAAAGCTTGTGTACTCTGTTGAGAAGCGTTCGCGACTTGCCGTAGACGGCCATAATGTCTTGCTTACCCTGGTAAATTATCATCGAGGGCTTCCCCTGTTTATCGCCAGCGACGGTTTGCTTCGTGATGCCGGGGCTGCTTTCGGCAGGAGTCGAAGCACTACATATATGGAACACTCTATCTCCCTCTTTATTCAGGGGATCGCCGAACTTGATCCGGAGTATCTGTTGATATGTCTTGACAGGCCTGTCTCTGGTAGCGGAAACTTGGCACAAGCATTACGAAATGCGCTTTCGATTTCCGGAGTGCAGGCAACGGTTGATTTTTTTCCCTCTGCAGACCCAATCGTTCGGGACTTTGTGGGGGATGGCATAGCAAGTTCTGATTCGGCGCTTGTTATGAAAGCCGTGTCACCTACCTTTGATCTTGCTATGTGGCTTTTGGGCTGCCGGTATAAATCGACGTTTCCGGATATCAGAGCGTTGCTTAATGGATGA
- a CDS encoding dihydroorotate dehydrogenase-like protein, protein MADLSTTYMNIPMKNPIMVSSSPLTANLRGLEKCEAAGAGAVVLKSLFEEQISHDASRMIGGLDFDAHADAYDFLRDSSRDYYLNEYLDLVEKAKEKLSIPVIASVNCVSAGNWTEYAQRFEAVGADALELNIFIIPSDAGTDGSEIEKEYFSILKKVKKQVSIPLSVKLGPHFSGMAKTISELSKEGASGITLFNRFYRPDLDIEKLKLSAGPVLSVPEEMGMVLQWIALMSGEVESDLSASTGIYDGAAAVKQLLAGAKTVQLCSSLIKNGTGTITEILDFLSDWMERKGFGTIADFNGMLCQERSNRPEAYERSQYIKALVGIA, encoded by the coding sequence ATGGCTGATCTTTCGACCACCTATATGAATATCCCGATGAAAAATCCCATAATGGTTTCCAGTTCTCCCTTGACCGCCAATCTGCGTGGGTTGGAGAAATGCGAGGCAGCAGGTGCAGGGGCTGTTGTGCTGAAGAGTCTCTTTGAAGAACAGATCTCCCATGATGCTTCAAGGATGATTGGTGGTCTCGATTTTGATGCCCACGCCGATGCATATGATTTCTTGCGAGATAGCAGCAGAGACTATTACTTAAATGAATACCTCGATTTGGTGGAAAAAGCGAAAGAGAAGCTTTCCATACCGGTTATTGCCAGTGTCAACTGTGTTTCCGCCGGAAACTGGACGGAATATGCCCAGCGTTTTGAGGCAGTCGGAGCCGATGCCCTTGAACTTAATATCTTTATCATCCCCTCCGATGCGGGAACCGACGGTAGCGAAATTGAGAAGGAATATTTCTCGATTCTTAAAAAGGTGAAAAAACAGGTTTCGATTCCTCTTTCGGTCAAGCTCGGTCCCCATTTCAGCGGCATGGCAAAGACTATCTCAGAACTTTCCAAGGAAGGAGCATCCGGTATAACCCTCTTTAATCGATTCTACCGCCCCGATCTTGACATCGAGAAGCTGAAGCTTTCTGCGGGCCCTGTTTTGAGCGTTCCCGAAGAGATGGGTATGGTACTTCAATGGATCGCCCTCATGAGTGGTGAGGTCGAAAGCGATCTTTCGGCCTCTACGGGAATCTACGATGGAGCCGCAGCTGTCAAACAGCTTTTGGCCGGTGCAAAAACCGTCCAGCTCTGTTCCTCGCTGATCAAAAACGGAACCGGAACTATTACGGAAATTCTCGATTTTCTTAGCGACTGGATGGAGCGTAAGGGATTTGGGACCATTGCCGATTTCAACGGTATGCTTTGTCAGGAACGAAGTAATCGTCCGGAAGCCTACGAGCGGAGTCAATATATAAAAGCGCTGGTGGGCATCGCTTGA
- a CDS encoding LOG family protein, protein MNGLRRVAVFSGSSGGNRPIYMQWAEKLGYAVAERGLALVYGGSSVGLMGQVARAALSRSAEVIGVIPEAIHRHVAPQPGVRLEVVADMHVRKARMYALADAFIALPGGIGTWEEILEVFTWLQLGYHQKPVALLNICGFYDPLLAMLDHAVSEGFLKEAHRRQLIVSQSCNEVFSLLEDFRPSEVQKW, encoded by the coding sequence ATGAATGGCTTGCGGCGTGTTGCAGTCTTCTCCGGCTCCAGCGGAGGAAATAGGCCTATCTATATGCAGTGGGCTGAAAAGCTGGGGTATGCCGTCGCCGAACGGGGACTGGCCCTTGTCTATGGGGGAAGCAGTGTTGGACTGATGGGCCAGGTTGCAAGGGCCGCTCTCTCACGTTCTGCCGAGGTTATCGGTGTAATTCCCGAAGCAATACACCGTCATGTTGCCCCTCAGCCGGGGGTTCGCCTCGAAGTGGTGGCGGATATGCATGTTCGTAAGGCAAGGATGTATGCCCTTGCCGATGCTTTTATCGCTCTTCCCGGGGGGATTGGTACCTGGGAGGAGATTCTTGAGGTATTTACCTGGCTGCAACTGGGCTATCATCAAAAACCGGTAGCGCTTTTGAATATCTGCGGCTTTTATGACCCGCTTTTGGCAATGCTCGACCATGCGGTAAGCGAAGGGTTTCTGAAAGAAGCACATCGTAGGCAACTTATTGTTTCCCAAAGTTGTAATGAAGTTTTTTCTCTTCTTGAAGATTTCCGCCCCTCCGAGGTGCAAAAATGGTGA
- the gcvPB gene encoding aminomethyl-transferring glycine dehydrogenase subunit GcvPB, which produces MDGETQLIFERSVAGRRGFLFPENDMETKPIDNLIPENYRRNSETCLPEVSEVDVVRHFTELASRSFGVDAGFYPLGSCTMKYNPKVNEDIAALSGFTSLHPLQPSEDVQGILELMYKLTKGLCELTGMQWGTLQPFAGAHGEFTGMKLFKAYFKSRGEHDRRKILVPTSAHGTNPASAHISGFEVQEIEADHRGLVSIEDLKKHLDENLAGIMLTNPNTLGLFEKDIETIATLVHDAGGLLYYDGANLNAIMGKVRPGDMGFDVIHMNLHKTFSTPHGGGGPGAGPVLVSKRLVKFLPVPDVEKQGEAYDFCFAHPESIGRISGFYGNIGVLTRAYAFLLAMGSDGLTAASEMAVLNANYLRSRLKTSFSIPFEGICKHEFVLSAKNIKEEFGISALDVAKALLDAGIHPPTIYFPLIVPEALMIEPTESESKETLDRFVEVMESIAKQAAVDPQKLHDAPHQTPVRRVDEVQAAKHPIVAWRPE; this is translated from the coding sequence ATGGACGGGGAAACACAGTTGATTTTTGAACGATCGGTAGCCGGGCGGCGTGGCTTCCTCTTTCCCGAAAACGATATGGAAACAAAGCCTATCGATAATCTCATACCAGAGAACTATCGACGCAATAGTGAGACATGCCTGCCGGAAGTGAGTGAAGTGGATGTCGTTCGACATTTCACCGAACTGGCATCCCGTAGTTTTGGTGTTGATGCAGGGTTCTATCCCCTGGGAAGCTGTACCATGAAGTACAATCCCAAGGTAAATGAGGATATTGCCGCTCTTTCCGGATTTACCTCCTTACATCCCCTCCAGCCGAGCGAAGATGTACAAGGTATCCTCGAACTCATGTACAAGCTTACCAAAGGCTTGTGCGAGCTTACCGGAATGCAATGGGGCACGCTCCAGCCCTTCGCTGGTGCACATGGGGAGTTTACCGGAATGAAACTCTTCAAGGCCTATTTTAAAAGCAGGGGAGAGCACGACCGGCGAAAAATTCTTGTTCCGACCAGCGCTCATGGAACGAATCCCGCATCCGCCCATATATCCGGCTTTGAGGTCCAGGAGATCGAAGCTGATCACCGAGGTCTTGTTTCCATCGAAGACCTGAAAAAGCACCTTGATGAAAACCTTGCGGGAATCATGCTGACGAATCCCAATACCCTTGGGCTTTTCGAAAAAGATATCGAAACCATTGCAACGTTGGTCCATGATGCCGGCGGCCTGCTTTACTACGACGGTGCGAACCTGAACGCCATCATGGGGAAGGTGCGCCCCGGGGATATGGGCTTCGATGTTATCCATATGAATCTCCATAAAACCTTTTCCACCCCCCATGGCGGCGGAGGGCCGGGAGCTGGACCGGTTCTGGTCTCAAAGCGCCTAGTAAAGTTTTTGCCGGTTCCAGATGTGGAGAAACAGGGAGAGGCCTACGATTTCTGTTTTGCTCATCCCGAGTCGATAGGAAGAATCAGCGGCTTCTACGGCAACATCGGGGTCTTGACACGGGCCTACGCTTTTCTGCTTGCCATGGGTTCGGATGGGCTTACCGCTGCCAGCGAGATGGCTGTTCTTAATGCCAATTATCTCCGCTCACGTCTGAAAACGAGTTTTTCCATTCCCTTCGAGGGGATCTGCAAGCACGAATTCGTCCTAAGCGCCAAGAACATAAAGGAAGAGTTCGGTATTTCCGCCCTGGATGTTGCCAAGGCCCTTCTCGATGCGGGAATTCATCCCCCAACAATCTACTTTCCCCTCATCGTTCCTGAAGCACTGATGATTGAGCCGACGGAAAGCGAATCAAAAGAGACCTTGGATCGCTTCGTTGAGGTCATGGAGTCGATAGCCAAACAGGCGGCTGTCGATCCTCAAAAGCTCCATGATGCTCCTCACCAGACACCGGTACGGAGAGTCGATGAAGTACAGGCGGCAAAACATCCTATTGTAGCCTGGCGGCCGGAATAA